One genomic segment of Mycolicibacterium psychrotolerans includes these proteins:
- the pyrR gene encoding bifunctional pyr operon transcriptional regulator/uracil phosphoribosyltransferase PyrR — protein MAATSDRELMSAADVSRTIARIAHQIIEKTALDAPDAPRVILLGIPTRGVTLATRLARNIAEFSQTEVAHGALDTTLYRDDLMSKPPRALAPTSIPPGGIDGALVILVDDVLYTGRSVRSALDALRDLGRPRAVQLAVLVDRGHRELPIRADYVGKNVPTSRSENVKVRLTENDGADGISIAPYGGPTR, from the coding sequence GTGGCTGCCACCAGTGACCGGGAATTGATGTCCGCGGCGGACGTGAGTCGAACGATCGCCCGCATCGCCCACCAGATCATCGAGAAGACCGCGCTCGACGCACCCGACGCACCGCGAGTCATCCTGCTGGGCATCCCCACCCGAGGCGTGACGTTGGCCACCCGCCTGGCGCGCAACATCGCGGAGTTCAGCCAGACCGAGGTCGCCCACGGCGCCCTGGACACCACGCTGTACCGCGACGACCTGATGTCCAAGCCGCCCCGGGCCCTGGCCCCGACGTCGATTCCGCCCGGCGGCATCGACGGCGCCCTGGTGATCCTCGTCGACGACGTGCTCTACACCGGCCGGTCAGTGCGCTCGGCCCTCGACGCGCTGCGCGACCTCGGCCGGCCGCGCGCGGTGCAACTGGCCGTGCTGGTGGACCGCGGGCACCGCGAGTTGCCGATCCGGGCCGACTACGTGGGCAAGAACGTGCCGACCTCGCGCAGCGAGAACGTCAAGGTCCGGCTCACCGAAAACGATGGAGC